The proteins below are encoded in one region of Buttiauxella gaviniae:
- the tssE gene encoding type VI secretion system baseplate subunit TssE, whose product MAIPGRKRGTSASLFERIEGESTSYSRSSQIESLQVSIKRNLRNILNTRPGSSQSTLQLGVIDLNDATASSADFRKTIENAIQHCIEHFEPRVKHADVEAVSSEGYNPMDLNFHIVAHIDFNGLRDVVEFNMQLDNHHHYKVN is encoded by the coding sequence ATGGCAATACCAGGTCGGAAAAGAGGTACATCTGCAAGTTTATTTGAGCGCATTGAGGGAGAATCAACGAGTTATTCCCGCTCATCGCAAATCGAAAGTTTACAGGTTTCGATTAAACGTAATTTGCGCAATATCCTGAATACCCGACCTGGTAGCTCTCAGAGTACTTTGCAATTAGGCGTTATCGATCTGAATGACGCAACGGCCTCGTCAGCCGATTTTCGTAAAACAATTGAAAATGCCATTCAGCACTGTATCGAACACTTTGAACCACGCGTGAAACACGCAGACGTTGAAGCGGTAAGTAGTGAGGGATATAACCCTATGGATCTTAATTTTCATATCGTGGCACATATTGACTTTAATGGCCTACGAGATGTCGTGGAATTTAATATGCAACTTGATAATCACCATCACTACAAGGTTAATTAA
- the tssF gene encoding type VI secretion system baseplate subunit TssF has product MSFEERYFREELDYLRQSGKLLAKEKPHLAPFLAEKEADPDVERLLEGFAFLSGNLRSRIEDEFPELTHSLLNMLWPNYLRPTPSMTVIEYTPNTKAVTTAFLVARGEQVMSPSGEVTGIMVGKDSADPIPSCHFTLSRDVWLLPLSVENVTTNNSHKHGIVEVSFNTNKKLDLSTLEFDKLRLWLGNDDNYTRYQLYLWLCEYMTEAELVVGEKSFNLPDFRLAPVGFEKQDALLPYPKNVYSGYRILQEYLCFLDSFFFFDIKGIHSLPEQTFAEKFTLRLHFSRPLPPDLKLRQDSIRLYCTPAVNLFKQDAETIVLDNTSTEYLLEANHRLSECYDIFCVNQVDSGWNFDENRRVGVEEAITRNYVSFESFEHQVEFARQREALYYRVKAKTALTYNGLEHYISFVHGDGSLPERHYNGNDKEVVSVSLTCTNRELPAQLKTGDIHLAMGTEPAVTAFRNVTRPSLPLYPILDGSLHWSLLSNMSLNYLSLLDIEALKQVLRTYDLPGIQHPQSARLSQQKLDAIEQLETRPVDHLFKGVPVRGLATTLYIRQGPFVCEGELYLLGTVLSHFFSLYASVNSFHELKVINIDNQECYEWPERIGQHALI; this is encoded by the coding sequence ATGTCATTTGAGGAAAGATATTTTCGTGAAGAGCTGGATTATTTACGCCAGTCAGGGAAACTACTGGCGAAAGAAAAACCGCACCTAGCCCCCTTCCTGGCAGAAAAAGAAGCCGATCCGGACGTTGAACGTTTGTTAGAGGGGTTTGCTTTTTTATCTGGAAATCTACGATCCAGGATTGAAGATGAATTTCCTGAACTGACCCACAGTCTTTTAAATATGCTGTGGCCTAATTACTTGCGTCCAACACCAAGCATGACGGTAATTGAATATACCCCCAATACCAAGGCTGTTACGACTGCATTTTTAGTCGCCAGGGGCGAGCAGGTTATGAGCCCGTCAGGTGAAGTCACCGGAATCATGGTGGGTAAAGACTCTGCTGACCCCATCCCTTCGTGCCATTTCACTCTGAGCCGCGATGTCTGGTTATTACCTCTGAGTGTTGAGAATGTCACAACTAACAACAGCCATAAACACGGTATCGTCGAAGTTTCTTTTAATACCAATAAAAAACTGGATCTCAGCACGTTAGAGTTTGACAAGTTACGTTTATGGCTCGGTAATGACGATAATTATACCCGTTACCAACTTTACTTGTGGCTCTGTGAATATATGACCGAAGCCGAGCTCGTCGTTGGTGAAAAAAGTTTTAATTTACCCGATTTTAGGTTGGCACCGGTTGGTTTTGAAAAGCAGGATGCTTTGCTACCCTACCCTAAAAATGTTTATAGCGGCTATCGCATATTACAAGAATATCTTTGTTTTCTTGATAGTTTTTTCTTTTTCGATATTAAAGGCATTCATTCTCTCCCCGAACAAACATTTGCGGAGAAATTTACGCTTCGTCTGCATTTTTCTCGCCCATTACCACCCGATCTTAAACTACGTCAGGACTCTATCCGGCTATATTGCACACCCGCAGTTAACCTCTTTAAACAGGATGCAGAGACAATAGTACTCGACAATACTTCTACAGAATATTTGTTAGAAGCTAATCATCGTCTCTCCGAGTGTTACGATATTTTTTGCGTCAATCAAGTGGATAGTGGCTGGAATTTTGATGAAAATCGACGGGTTGGGGTCGAAGAAGCAATTACGCGTAACTATGTCTCCTTTGAAAGCTTCGAACATCAAGTGGAGTTTGCCCGGCAACGTGAAGCGCTTTATTACCGGGTAAAAGCAAAAACAGCCCTCACTTATAATGGGCTTGAGCATTATATTTCATTTGTCCATGGCGATGGTTCACTGCCTGAAAGGCACTATAATGGTAATGACAAAGAGGTTGTATCGGTTTCCTTAACGTGCACCAATCGGGAATTACCTGCGCAGCTAAAAACCGGAGATATTCATCTCGCGATGGGTACTGAACCTGCGGTGACTGCATTTCGCAATGTTACGCGCCCCTCATTGCCATTGTATCCCATTCTGGATGGCAGCCTGCATTGGTCATTGCTGTCAAATATGAGTCTTAATTATCTGTCCTTGCTCGATATCGAAGCACTTAAACAGGTATTAAGAACCTACGATCTACCTGGAATTCAGCATCCCCAATCAGCCCGTTTATCACAACAAAAACTGGATGCCATTGAGCAACTTGAAACACGACCAGTAGACCACTTGTTTAAAGGAGTGCCGGTCCGGGGATTGGCTACCACACTTTATATTCGACAGGGGCCTTTTGTTTGCGAAGGTGAACTTTATTTACTGGGAACAGTGCTTTCACACTTCTTTTCACTGTATGCCAGTGTAAATAGTTTTCACGAATTGAAAGTGATCAACATCGATAATCAGGAGTGCTATGAATGGCCGGAAAGAATAGGTCAGCACGCGCTGATTTAA
- the tssG gene encoding type VI secretion system baseplate subunit TssG: MAGKNRSARADLTMNNPFHDVCRYNFYALVEAIYKQTENYQVISLQTEPIDEALRFEADASIAFPKSDVSTLVKNKAGQFVMTTTFLGLHGSQSPLPGYYLDNLAWGAAQGETKLGDFLDMFTHRWTQFIYHIWRKYRYYVCFRNGGTDAFSQRMYSLVGLGSESIRSRLVINHSKMLAYAGALANPGRSSEVICSLVSHCFDLEDVTLHGWQLRKVDIESEQQNRLGQRVMRGSNKFIEKSVLGENFSIGSRIPDRSGKFLLCINNLTRDRFLSFLPNGINFLPLTLFVAFILRDQFAWDLRLGIAPQQVGGMTLGNEQNSLLGWTSFLGKPNQYPHVTITVRT; this comes from the coding sequence ATGGCCGGAAAGAATAGGTCAGCACGCGCTGATTTAACGATGAATAATCCCTTTCACGATGTCTGCCGCTATAATTTTTATGCTCTTGTTGAAGCAATTTATAAGCAGACAGAAAATTATCAGGTTATTTCTCTACAAACTGAGCCGATTGATGAAGCGCTCCGTTTTGAGGCCGATGCCAGCATTGCTTTTCCCAAAAGCGATGTAAGTACCCTTGTAAAAAATAAAGCCGGTCAGTTCGTGATGACCACGACTTTTCTGGGTCTGCATGGCAGCCAGTCCCCCCTGCCAGGATACTACCTCGATAATCTGGCCTGGGGTGCCGCGCAAGGTGAAACAAAACTGGGCGATTTTCTCGATATGTTTACCCATCGCTGGACGCAGTTTATCTATCACATTTGGCGCAAATACCGTTATTACGTCTGTTTTCGTAACGGTGGTACTGATGCCTTTTCCCAGAGAATGTATTCCCTTGTGGGATTGGGCAGCGAAAGCATTCGCAGCCGACTGGTGATTAATCACAGCAAAATGCTGGCCTATGCGGGAGCGCTTGCTAATCCAGGCCGTTCTTCTGAAGTCATATGCAGTTTGGTTTCCCACTGCTTTGACCTTGAGGACGTCACGTTGCATGGCTGGCAACTTCGTAAAGTGGATATCGAATCCGAGCAGCAAAACCGTTTAGGCCAACGGGTGATGCGTGGCAGCAACAAATTTATCGAAAAATCGGTGCTGGGTGAAAATTTCTCAATCGGTAGCCGCATTCCTGATCGAAGCGGAAAATTCCTTTTATGCATCAATAACCTAACCAGAGATCGTTTTCTTTCTTTTTTACCTAACGGTATAAATTTCCTGCCGTTAACCCTCTTCGTTGCTTTTATTTTACGCGACCAATTTGCCTGGGATCTGCGGTTAGGAATAGCCCCCCAGCAGGTTGGCGGTATGACGCTGGGCAACGAACAAAATTCACTTCTGGGATGGACGAGCTTTCTCGGAAAACCGAATCAGTATCCTCACGTAACAATCACCGTGAGAACGTAA
- the tagH gene encoding type VI secretion system-associated FHA domain protein TagH, whose translation MAEDKQQQPSLSLQIMNGNELESGRAAKCLFTEEGGDIGHGNTCYWSIQDNQQSIEEKSCSIVLQDGAFCLQSHTRHLEVNQAPVVLNSGFLRLRQGDEISIGSLRIKAQFHLGEAVDYELQNATPETIVMNRDRLTETLLTTEGQPSYQNSLPFQSIAPSVVNSFSQDPLAALQKESLTTHHASFSAFDEPSLMQYTHRVQPEAPDSDVVAKGGIDNHFMDLPDIQQRHGDRDEKSYREREATFKYTHIAVSPLMRGLGCALPLHNSQDADDFLEEIGRTLQATVKGLLDLQYQQNSLSDKHLRPLEDNPLRLNLNYETALSVLFADQKSPVHLSAPAAVSESLRNMKLHNQANETAIIEALRMMLEAFSPAQLMTRFSQYRRSNEQRQEMDEAWAWRMYCNYYDELASSRQLGFEKLFNEVYAQVYDRVLRQSNLELDAL comes from the coding sequence ATGGCAGAGGATAAACAGCAGCAGCCATCACTCTCATTACAGATTATGAATGGTAATGAACTGGAAAGTGGCCGGGCAGCAAAATGCCTGTTTACGGAGGAAGGCGGGGACATTGGGCATGGCAATACATGCTATTGGTCTATCCAGGATAACCAGCAAAGCATAGAAGAAAAATCCTGTTCCATTGTCCTACAAGACGGTGCATTTTGCCTACAAAGTCATACCCGACATTTAGAGGTAAATCAGGCTCCCGTGGTGCTTAATTCGGGTTTTCTTCGCCTGCGCCAGGGAGACGAAATTAGTATCGGCTCTTTGCGTATCAAAGCACAGTTTCATCTCGGTGAGGCCGTGGATTATGAGCTGCAAAATGCCACCCCTGAAACCATAGTCATGAACCGCGACCGGCTAACAGAAACCTTGCTGACTACAGAAGGTCAACCGAGCTATCAGAACTCATTACCCTTTCAGAGCATTGCTCCGTCAGTGGTGAATAGCTTTTCCCAGGATCCTCTGGCAGCCCTACAAAAAGAGAGTCTGACCACTCATCACGCGTCATTTTCGGCCTTTGATGAACCCTCGCTGATGCAATACACCCATCGAGTTCAACCTGAAGCGCCTGATTCAGATGTAGTCGCCAAAGGTGGCATCGACAATCATTTTATGGATTTACCGGATATCCAGCAGCGTCATGGTGACCGTGACGAAAAGTCGTACCGCGAGCGCGAAGCCACATTTAAATACACGCATATTGCTGTATCGCCGCTGATGCGTGGCTTGGGCTGCGCCCTGCCATTACATAATTCGCAAGATGCTGATGATTTTCTTGAAGAAATCGGTCGCACATTACAGGCAACGGTAAAGGGCCTACTGGATCTGCAGTACCAACAAAATAGCCTGTCAGATAAGCATCTACGCCCATTAGAAGATAATCCGCTACGCCTGAATCTGAACTATGAAACAGCCCTAAGCGTGCTATTTGCCGATCAAAAAAGCCCGGTACATTTGTCAGCCCCTGCGGCGGTATCTGAAAGCCTACGCAATATGAAACTGCATAACCAGGCAAACGAAACCGCGATTATTGAGGCATTGCGCATGATGCTTGAGGCATTCTCTCCTGCCCAGTTAATGACGCGCTTTTCCCAGTATCGCCGCAGCAATGAACAGCGTCAGGAGATGGATGAGGCCTGGGCGTGGCGCATGTACTGCAACTATTACGACGAACTGGCCTCCAGCCGACAACTGGGCTTCGAGAAATTATTCAACGAAGTTTACGCCCAGGTTTATGACCGCGTATTACGCCAGTCGAATCTGGAGTTGGATGCACTATGA
- the tssJ gene encoding type VI secretion system lipoprotein TssJ has protein sequence MTLRLLLPMALVCLMAGTLSGCEMVKKVGQVIANPSIKVGDSVDQPSEIAITLLTEPDTNPNESGDASPVSIQLIYMSEDSKLRNADFDLITSTKLDEALGKNYIDHQDFTLLPDTMKTLPLIKMDPAIRYIGVVAYFSDDQTTEWKAITSVEKIGHHYRLLVHVRDSSIELKKEDQ, from the coding sequence ATGACGTTGCGACTACTCCTCCCAATGGCGCTGGTATGCCTGATGGCTGGAACGCTTAGTGGATGCGAAATGGTCAAAAAAGTGGGCCAGGTGATCGCTAATCCGAGCATCAAAGTGGGCGATAGCGTTGATCAACCGTCGGAGATTGCCATCACGCTGTTAACTGAGCCGGATACTAACCCTAACGAAAGCGGTGACGCTTCGCCAGTTAGTATTCAGCTCATTTATATGAGCGAAGACTCAAAGCTGCGGAATGCGGATTTTGACCTTATTACCAGTACCAAACTCGATGAAGCCTTGGGTAAAAATTATATCGATCACCAGGATTTCACTCTACTGCCCGACACAATGAAAACACTGCCGCTGATAAAAATGGATCCTGCGATCCGTTATATCGGCGTGGTGGCTTATTTTTCTGACGATCAGACCACCGAATGGAAAGCAATAACGTCTGTTGAAAAAATCGGACATCACTATCGCCTGCTGGTACACGTTCGCGACAGCAGTATCGAATTAAAAAAAGAGGATCAATGA
- the tssK gene encoding type VI secretion system baseplate subunit TssK, translating into MATMKNKVIWQEGLFIKPQHFQQLQRHNDYVLQNRLQAMSNINWGFTDLDIDETQLAHGKISINKAIGCLSDGTVFNIPDQDVIPAPLLVNDLKNSASRDIYLALPIISDVINEVEGMHSAGQSSGRYRINYSDVRDLHTNEGDASTLALGQLLPRLMSGAEDLSAWVTIPLCRIRERHANGILELDPEFIPSSMTIHASRTLARYLSEVTAAVANRAQELAKRIGAPSQQGIADVAEFMMLQMFNRNQTKFTHRTSLGRLHPETFYLDLISLYGELVTFTEDSRLVGKLPLYQQENLTETFNQLMLPLRKALSTVLAPRAMNLPFNYMDGIYVATLSDNSLLQTATFVLAVKSQIPHEILHRQFIQQSKISSVDKIRNVVSVQVPGVQLIQLSTAPRQIPYHANYVYFTLDKNSPAWAEIVRHNGIALHVSGNFPELDLQLWAIRG; encoded by the coding sequence GTGGCAACCATGAAAAATAAGGTTATCTGGCAGGAAGGTTTATTTATTAAACCTCAGCATTTCCAGCAGCTACAACGTCATAATGATTATGTGCTGCAGAATCGCTTGCAGGCGATGAGCAATATTAATTGGGGATTTACCGATCTGGATATTGATGAAACCCAGCTCGCGCATGGCAAAATCAGTATTAATAAAGCCATCGGCTGTTTATCCGATGGCACTGTTTTCAATATTCCCGATCAAGATGTCATTCCTGCCCCCTTGCTGGTAAACGATCTTAAAAATTCAGCCAGCCGGGATATTTACCTGGCCCTGCCTATTATCAGCGACGTTATTAATGAAGTCGAAGGTATGCACAGCGCCGGGCAAAGTTCAGGTCGCTACAGAATTAACTACAGCGATGTTCGTGATTTACACACCAACGAAGGGGATGCCAGTACGCTTGCTCTTGGGCAGTTGCTCCCCCGTCTGATGAGCGGCGCTGAAGATCTTAGCGCCTGGGTCACGATCCCCCTGTGCCGGATTAGAGAACGCCATGCAAACGGTATACTGGAACTGGATCCTGAATTTATCCCCAGCAGCATGACCATTCACGCAAGCCGTACCCTGGCCCGATACCTGAGCGAAGTCACCGCCGCCGTCGCCAACCGTGCACAGGAGCTGGCAAAACGAATTGGGGCCCCTTCTCAGCAAGGTATCGCTGACGTTGCCGAATTTATGATGTTGCAGATGTTTAACCGCAACCAGACAAAATTCACCCATCGCACATCGCTGGGCAGACTCCATCCCGAAACGTTTTATCTGGATTTAATCTCATTGTATGGCGAGCTGGTGACCTTTACTGAAGACAGCCGTCTGGTGGGAAAATTACCGCTTTATCAGCAGGAAAATCTTACCGAGACATTCAACCAGTTGATGCTTCCGTTGCGTAAAGCGTTGAGTACAGTACTGGCACCTCGGGCAATGAATCTGCCATTCAACTATATGGATGGGATTTATGTCGCCACACTCAGTGACAACTCACTGCTGCAAACCGCGACCTTTGTACTGGCGGTGAAATCGCAAATACCACACGAAATCCTGCATCGTCAGTTTATTCAGCAATCCAAAATCAGCTCTGTGGACAAAATCCGCAACGTGGTGAGCGTTCAAGTGCCGGGGGTACAGCTTATCCAGCTCTCCACCGCCCCGCGTCAGATCCCTTATCACGCCAACTATGTCTACTTCACGCTCGACAAAAATAGCCCTGCATGGGCAGAGATTGTCCGTCACAACGGCATCGCCTTGCACGTATCCGGCAATTTCCCGGAACTGGATCTCCAGCTTTGGGCAATCAGAGGATAA
- the icmH gene encoding type IVB secretion system protein IcmH/DotU: MSEISTTFVDESHDESHRQYKLALRGNSLNVMIDAATPLLGMVLRLKTMSSRGLPEHLFGQVVTDIRAIEQLLQNHGYEPGTIISFRYVLCTFIDEAALGQGWSNKNEWIKQSLLVHFHNETWGGEKIYILLERLMGEPKRYQDLLEFLYLCFSLGFRGRYKVTTQNNDEFEHIFRRLHHVLNKLRGDGEFPLLHQDKKNQHGFYRLAQRLTIKHLLTGGLAILLATYLFYVLRLNAQTQDILQQLNSLLR; this comes from the coding sequence ATGAGCGAGATCTCAACGACCTTTGTGGATGAGAGCCACGATGAAAGCCATCGCCAGTACAAACTGGCCCTGCGTGGCAACAGCCTGAACGTAATGATAGATGCGGCAACCCCCCTGCTGGGTATGGTGCTGCGCCTGAAAACCATGAGTAGCCGTGGACTGCCAGAGCACCTTTTTGGCCAGGTCGTGACCGACATCCGCGCTATCGAACAACTGCTTCAGAACCATGGCTACGAGCCCGGAACGATCATTTCCTTTCGTTATGTGCTTTGCACATTTATCGACGAAGCGGCGCTGGGTCAGGGCTGGTCGAACAAAAATGAATGGATAAAGCAGTCTCTGCTGGTGCATTTCCATAATGAAACCTGGGGCGGGGAAAAGATTTACATCCTGCTGGAAAGACTGATGGGTGAACCCAAGCGCTACCAGGATCTGCTGGAGTTTTTGTATTTGTGCTTCTCACTTGGTTTCCGGGGTCGCTACAAAGTCACTACCCAGAACAACGACGAGTTTGAACATATCTTCCGTCGCCTGCATCACGTCCTGAATAAGTTGCGTGGAGACGGTGAATTTCCGCTCCTGCACCAGGACAAGAAAAATCAGCATGGTTTTTACCGGCTGGCACAGCGTCTGACGATTAAACATCTGCTCACCGGCGGCCTCGCCATTCTACTGGCGACTTACTTGTTTTACGTGCTGCGGCTAAATGCGCAAACCCAGGACATTTTGCAGCAACTAAACAGCTTGCTGAGATAA
- the tssH gene encoding type VI secretion system ATPase TssH, producing MIQIDLPTLVNRLNILSKQSLEMAAAECISQQATEITVAHVLLQMLATPRSDARIIIEQSGIDIGQLRDALTLVDENRVRTVESYPSFSPLLVEWLKDAWLLASAEMQLTQLRGGILLLALLHTPLRYVSPAAAQLLMQINRDLLRLNFASATKDSAESVTLDENSKAPTLHNGEESLLARYSSNVTEDARNGKLDPVLCRDNEIDLMIDILCRRRKNNPIVVGEAGVGKSALIEGLALRIVAGQVPEKLLNTELVTLDLGALQAGASVKGEFEKRFKGIMEEVRQSATPVILFIDEAHTLIGAGNQQGGLDISNLLKPALARGELKTIAATTWSEYKKYFEKDAALSRRFQPVKVTEPTAAEATIILRGLATVYELAHGVLIDDGALQAAATLSDRYLSGRQLPDKAIDVLDTACARVAINLSSPPRQISALTTASHQYQAEIRQLERELHIGLHQNDARLHELHQLYEENSVKLNELDTCWHHQRELVQKIIALRHEMLAQDENNTALIPEQREKLRALMDELELLHQTRMLVSPHVDKRQIASVIAEWTGVPLNRLSQSEMALITELPVWLGDKIKGQELAIAHLHKHLLTARADLRRPGRPLGAFLLAGPSGVGKTETVLQLAELLFGGRQYLTTINMSEFQEKHTVSRLIGSPPGYVGYGEGGVLTEAIRQKPYSVVLLDEVEKAHPDVLNLFYQAFDKGEMADGEGRLIDCKNVVFFLTSNLGYQVIVEQAENPERLHEELYPVLADFFKPALLARMEIIPFLPLSKETLVTIIAAKLARLVTLLKSRFGAETVITPEVSDEIMLRVTRAENGARMLESVIDGEVLPPLSLLLLQKMAAGAEIKHVHLSVDEHRFTAEISSDEAEIALAKAQDA from the coding sequence ATGATCCAGATTGACTTACCCACTCTGGTTAACCGCCTGAATATTTTGTCCAAACAGTCGCTTGAGATGGCTGCCGCAGAATGTATCAGCCAACAAGCTACAGAAATCACCGTGGCACATGTGCTGTTGCAGATGCTTGCGACGCCGCGTAGCGATGCACGCATTATCATCGAACAATCAGGGATTGATATCGGGCAATTGCGCGATGCATTAACGCTTGTGGATGAAAACAGAGTGCGCACGGTCGAAAGCTATCCGAGCTTCTCACCGCTGTTGGTCGAATGGCTCAAAGATGCCTGGCTGTTAGCTTCAGCGGAAATGCAACTGACGCAATTGCGCGGCGGCATTTTACTGCTGGCCCTGCTGCACACCCCATTACGTTATGTGTCCCCAGCCGCAGCGCAGTTACTGATGCAGATTAACCGCGATCTCCTGCGTCTGAATTTTGCCTCGGCGACCAAAGACTCTGCTGAATCCGTCACCTTGGATGAAAACAGCAAAGCGCCGACCTTGCATAATGGAGAAGAAAGCCTACTCGCCCGCTATTCCAGCAACGTGACGGAAGATGCCCGCAACGGAAAACTTGACCCCGTGCTATGCCGCGACAATGAAATCGACCTGATGATCGATATTCTTTGCCGCCGTCGTAAAAATAACCCCATTGTGGTGGGTGAAGCAGGCGTCGGGAAAAGTGCACTCATCGAAGGCCTGGCCTTGCGCATCGTTGCCGGTCAGGTGCCAGAAAAACTGCTGAATACCGAACTGGTCACGCTCGATTTAGGAGCCCTTCAGGCTGGTGCTTCCGTTAAAGGCGAATTCGAAAAGCGCTTTAAAGGGATCATGGAGGAAGTTCGCCAGTCTGCCACTCCGGTGATTTTGTTTATTGATGAAGCTCATACGCTGATAGGTGCAGGAAATCAGCAGGGAGGGCTGGACATTTCTAATCTGCTGAAACCTGCCCTTGCGCGCGGCGAGCTCAAAACCATTGCTGCTACTACGTGGAGCGAATACAAAAAGTATTTTGAAAAAGACGCCGCACTTTCCCGACGCTTCCAGCCGGTAAAAGTCACCGAGCCCACCGCCGCCGAGGCGACAATTATTCTGCGTGGCCTGGCAACCGTGTATGAATTAGCGCACGGCGTATTAATTGATGATGGAGCTTTACAGGCTGCCGCAACACTTAGCGACCGCTATCTTTCTGGCCGCCAGCTTCCCGATAAAGCCATTGACGTTCTTGATACCGCCTGTGCGCGCGTGGCCATTAATCTCTCTTCGCCACCTCGTCAAATCTCGGCGCTCACCACAGCCAGCCATCAGTATCAGGCAGAAATTCGCCAGCTTGAACGCGAATTACACATCGGCCTGCATCAAAATGATGCGCGCCTGCATGAACTGCATCAGTTGTATGAAGAAAACAGTGTAAAACTTAACGAACTCGACACCTGCTGGCACCACCAGCGTGAGCTGGTGCAAAAAATCATCGCCCTACGCCATGAAATGCTGGCTCAGGATGAAAACAATACCGCGCTAATACCCGAGCAGCGTGAAAAATTACGGGCACTAATGGATGAGCTGGAACTCTTGCATCAGACAAGAATGCTGGTTTCTCCGCACGTTGATAAGCGCCAGATAGCCTCGGTTATTGCGGAATGGACAGGCGTGCCCCTGAATCGTTTATCACAAAGTGAAATGGCGCTGATTACCGAGTTACCGGTCTGGCTGGGTGACAAAATTAAGGGCCAGGAACTGGCTATCGCCCATTTGCACAAACATTTGCTGACCGCGAGAGCGGATCTGCGCCGCCCTGGTCGACCGTTAGGCGCATTTTTATTGGCTGGCCCAAGCGGTGTGGGGAAAACAGAAACGGTACTTCAACTGGCCGAATTGCTATTTGGTGGCCGCCAGTATCTCACCACCATTAACATGTCTGAATTCCAGGAGAAGCACACTGTTTCTCGCCTGATCGGCTCACCGCCAGGCTATGTCGGTTACGGTGAAGGAGGGGTGCTGACTGAGGCCATTCGTCAAAAACCGTACTCTGTCGTGCTACTGGACGAAGTGGAAAAAGCTCACCCGGATGTGCTGAATCTGTTTTACCAGGCTTTCGATAAAGGCGAAATGGCGGATGGTGAAGGCCGACTGATCGACTGTAAAAACGTCGTGTTTTTCCTCACGTCTAACCTCGGTTATCAAGTCATCGTCGAGCAGGCGGAAAACCCGGAGCGCCTGCACGAAGAACTGTATCCAGTGCTGGCCGATTTCTTCAAACCTGCCCTGCTGGCACGCATGGAAATCATCCCTTTCCTGCCACTATCCAAAGAGACGCTGGTCACCATTATCGCCGCGAAACTGGCAAGACTCGTGACGTTACTGAAAAGTCGGTTTGGTGCCGAAACCGTTATTACGCCAGAAGTGAGCGACGAAATAATGCTCCGTGTAACGCGAGCTGAAAATGGCGCGCGCATGCTGGAATCGGTCATTGATGGCGAGGTTTTACCCCCGTTATCACTCCTGCTGCTGCAAAAAATGGCTGCCGGTGCCGAAATAAAACATGTGCATTTGAGCGTTGATGAGCATCGTTTCACAGCAGAGATTTCCTCTGATGAAGCAGAAATTGCACTCGCTAAGGCGCAGGACGCGTGA
- the vasI gene encoding type VI secretion system-associated protein VasI produces MKGSILVSMVLTLLPMTALCAAKQPDAATLKALINCRTEPASLVRLDCYDHVLAPQYPGFAGALIKAQKQGEAWLRAFNQEAERDDHSTNFLIRRTEGEHPSVIVTTPALGNVPPRPVLMISCIDNITRMQIALPEPLKNEPDLTISTEKTRFNVRWFLRENDSLLESSRGLAGIDEIKQLFGAKTLTVSLNSPTGAPGNSLTFAIDALEKTLEPMRVACHWAG; encoded by the coding sequence ATGAAGGGATCAATACTGGTCAGCATGGTGCTGACCTTATTACCGATGACGGCGCTCTGCGCCGCCAAACAACCCGATGCGGCAACGCTAAAGGCATTAATCAATTGCCGCACCGAGCCTGCATCACTGGTGCGTCTCGATTGCTATGACCACGTGCTGGCCCCGCAGTATCCGGGTTTTGCAGGTGCGTTAATCAAAGCCCAAAAACAGGGAGAAGCCTGGTTACGTGCTTTTAATCAGGAAGCTGAGCGTGACGATCACTCCACCAATTTTTTGATCAGGCGAACAGAAGGTGAACATCCGTCGGTGATCGTCACAACCCCCGCCTTGGGGAATGTCCCCCCTCGTCCGGTACTGATGATTAGCTGCATTGATAACATCACCAGGATGCAAATCGCCTTACCAGAGCCGCTAAAAAACGAGCCCGATCTGACGATTAGCACGGAAAAGACCCGTTTTAATGTCCGCTGGTTCCTGCGCGAAAACGACTCACTGTTGGAGTCCAGCCGCGGTTTAGCCGGCATAGACGAAATTAAACAACTCTTTGGTGCGAAAACACTGACGGTCAGCCTCAATTCGCCCACGGGTGCGCCTGGCAATTCACTGACGTTTGCCATTGACGCCCTGGAAAAAACGCTTGAGCCCATGCGGGTAGCTTGCCACTGGGCGGGCTAA